Proteins encoded by one window of Musa acuminata AAA Group cultivar baxijiao chromosome BXJ2-9, Cavendish_Baxijiao_AAA, whole genome shotgun sequence:
- the LOC103973684 gene encoding transcription factor RAX2 — translation MGRAPCCDKAKVKKGTWSPEEDKQLKEYIERHGTGRNWIALPQKAGLRRCGKSCRLRWLNYLRPNIKHGDFSDEEDGIICSLFASIGSRWSIIAGQLPGRTDNDIKNYWNTKLKKKLFDQPPSHRNPHHQQHYRTQSFSSNLEMAVPFPDLEGIPIHPSLFDSLTPTFFSPLCQRPAYQSGNLIMFGGDQPSCSSSDGSSIHTGYGSEHMSSENHLHEKLLPCGEASLRYEFDEASQLHACPVDAFDNLYLDSKSSATMDMSLRNMARAIYHC, via the exons ATGGGAAGGGCTCCGTGTTGTGACAAGGCAAAGGTCAAGAAAGGCACTTGGTCTCCTGAGGAAGACAAACAGCTGAAGGAGTACATAGAGAGGCATGGAACAGGTCGAAATTGGATTGCTCTCCCCCAGAAAGCTG GTCTGAGGAGGTGTGGAAAGAGTTGCAGGCTGAGATGGCTCAACTACTTGAGGCCTAACATAAAGCATGGGGACTTCTCTGATGAAGAAGATGGGATCATTTGCAGCCTGTTTGCTAGCATTGGAAGCAG ATGGTCAATCATAGCAGGCCAGCTTCCAGGCAGGACTGACAATgacatcaagaactactggaacaccaaACTGAAGAAAAAGCTCTTTGACCAACCGCCATCCCACAGAAATCCTCATCATCAGCAGCACTACCGGACGCAGTCCTTCTCATCGAACCTTGAGATGGCTGTTCCATTCCCAGACCTGGAAGGCATTCCTATCCATCCGAGTCTCTTCGATTCTCTTACACCAACCTTCTTTTCCCCTCTTTGCCAACGCCCAGCGTATCAAAGTGGCAATCTCATTATGTTTGGAGGTGACCAACCGAGCTGCAGCTCATCTGATGGCAGCAGCATCCACACCGGCTATGGAAGCGAGCATATGAGCTCTGAGAACCATCTCCATGAGAAGCTGCTACCTTGTGGTGAGGCGTCACTGAGATACGAGTTTGATGAGGCTAGCCAATTGCATGCTTGTCCGGTTGATGCCTTCGACAACCTCTACCTTGATAGCAAAAGCAGTGCAACCATGGACATGAGCTTGAGGAACATGGCAAGGGCCATCTATCACTGCTGA